From the Cryptosporidium parvum Iowa II chromosome 2, whole genome shotgun sequence genome, one window contains:
- a CDS encoding 4x PHD domain containing protein produces MFVDSTKTTRNRNSCSRDILNGGGVVPLDDDNVFWMKIEDEYFGKIDDRMKDILKFHIHSSEYILNIINDNFLNQYQEKEQSNFVKTSMTLMEGLKGWNRVPREINGEGFGLFENNGELQNILDGYIQDPLKEEQNRLLDFEDKDKEICDEKRIKSISLTLSIPPLTKPTDFPRELIHCRSLRDILYNLVKIQCAYKYTRLNNSRNLYSILDIKEGLDIQDKSLNGTCNYICLFPDIISGPSVEWRNSLNELDKEKLIFKDENYYNYNDTSDEWIFNINNRIENMKLRRSLLDTNHLLPYNYYKSELKEEKDENMILNDNMSKQEGNNKIKSILGTGEGLKENNYEYFRMDPKDLVPVVDLEDNLYEESISTVSKIKRAKSFGDFFQENIHISPNKRLDEYNLEIIDDLENLNKSSEKNKSGYLNLSSIMDSNKKIDFQIGNTLNNGCYILQDISQNSLNEYNNGEFDQRYLNREKDKELSEVSISLIRRLRYISSLKLDIFREILSRVENERQPNPNYWYRKEYELNDYYRRKQYDIGYNYTLERQARDLEKFRLACIESKYLPNEWQETALCSICGNDTDWDEDPIYFCDGCYQPAHHSCVNPKQPFRYNSTRMLNVLEREKKCQQGDLDSSNPKKKEDEVDEDDQWLCDVCLNIKNQLLDHQYLFFGIIRMISGPRDKETINQIIKSIQMNVNPFLNQLISYNVISSSINDQSFTDPIIFPWINDWIFPEISQDDDSESHQEEENNRVVITERRKGRPRKTPLLSLTTLNKSSFKYFTFNFSNINPKSIHKNVQEEDTECQTNASNVSNHENDFDFDNQNYHHFEWIPTYQIPYNFANLEIFKMQIFNPVKWYKKQEAIRRANQTPPPTLISSIQSNIYEDNDILIEENNNIRTKSRGSSYYTGLKYDDNCHHQRNNKVETIGGELQEQRVLDIFKHDEAIIKQLEEKKVIIYDKQNYSYKIKIKVPICQLCGYDAYCRSGGIMKKTVDGFWAHIRCALGNSSVLSSDGNYLRIKVDLQRNKIKCEGCGKIDSSPILCHNSQCSHSYHINCASSRKDCIVDWENSKPLLYCPEHSCNIAPTILLRKYQLSHFNKWYNQRIESQQYIGSMFGNIFTLPNIVRQTFLADLRDDTRTVIFLTRLLSRSNTINSIQGLKNQDEIIPLSGDGCLSIQKINSDHNHSKSGDYNHPPISEENLIVLNGFAKFHLYMPELVYVQSIDTVLSRLATPWSGDIIFWQKVMAENAFASFGISDLSHINHYKYLDNSRIIIASIFGIMEILLNRMVNPYEIRLITLMIASKMGFGPWFSFFYYWKFIPLTFYYNIIKSYSDLSLYEPKSYIYSLNNNILLNDYLNNNRDIQIKNTNYHLSLFGPKNLSIEKLHSNEAQLKSINSCSSIISQNWNYCCQLCGYQVLLNNSAKKSREQLFSSSSFIQGNHMENCYSDINQITAGGVGIGHSKIPYLLKCQICNVIICSICNNMYQYGLVYNSNDNNNNNNNNNSLINDGMNSNLVDENNFHYLALISMKCQRCIDFEQKNFENVIIDSCCCLCTRFDGILLPLRKGYQIDFSGTKTRKTLLVDGSIPLDDQFRLTCDIWIHPICLEWLIIARVQVFSLNNVILIDKKHFGNICKYCGFSNGATIGCALSTCNTYFHVSCGKSIGCKFDSSRVKSKQNDHYYSLLNSGGSSMNMSSSGFLIGGGVGINSSGSGGGVYRRAWCISHNQCNNNNNSIIINSGINKSGGNSSNQNSNINDNNNIDNNNNNNNNNNSNNNSSNYGSSLISTMGSISSSSQDLTQLRTLYSNIIRNNNEVLDKEGQGLDINRSINVSYALNQNLETNLKMSLLSYYGLVLSIDQKSKSTLDKISKEIDINNNIDNSSNGFQMKGNDAIIDSRNPLFSSRIEFNQQTQSSSTTTTIATSSSSSPSSSSSSSSSSSSSSSSATTSDHDISYINKWEDLIQILVYEVVSRFVYGIGIPKQKIINFSKTQRRRNAAFNIQKNLQSSFGFVEGMGIPTSVSRTSTSRGMSTFTTTTAVKTTMGTTGVTVSSSTSTANANANNNANVNISATAKTSKMGIASSSETESFTETNITKAINVETDVITTKGAVELSLEGTTEMVISDDIGVLETSNNNSIQNTCPACDKIYKRDWQQVCLDWIYCDLCNNWYHWYCLGLHKDNIPSENEPFHCLYCLKRKQKGKRGRKRKNLRMDDFDNNYSGNNGKGMATSTVLATGSDHNIDIAQEDGHFNIKVADVFSSSSSSSSSSSSSSSSSSSSSSSSSSSSSSSNQGDAMTQSAITKVAKEAEVSGNLNQGDQQAVKLGSLSSASSSSPSSSSSSSSSSSSSSSFTQSSQSSSYSSLSSLLSQDLSQSSSNSSYNSSPIRKWVKKKRVNCSMKNSSKSNNNNNNNNTNNNITNNKGGDQKVALKKKNSNNSKNNKKKKNKRSL; encoded by the coding sequence atgtttgtAGATTCAACAAAAACAACAAGAAACAGGAACTCATGTAGTAGGGATATACTAAATGGAGGAGGAGTTGTTCCATTAGATGACGATAATGTGTTTTGGATGAAAATAGAGGATGAATATTTTGGCAAAATTGATGATAGAATGAAagatattttgaaattccATATTCATTCATCCGAATATATTCTGAACataataaatgataattttttaaatcagTATCAAGAAAAAGAACAGAGTAATTTTGTTAAAACGAGTATGACTTTAATGGAAGGACTTAAAGGTTGGAATCGGGTTCCTAGGGAGATAAATGGAGAAGGATTTGggttatttgaaaataatggaGAATTACAGAATATATTGGATGGATACATTCAAGATCCTCTAAAAGAGGAGCAGAATAGATTATTGGATTTTGAGGataaagataaagaaatttgTGATGAGAAAAGGATAAAGAGTATAAGTTTAACTTTAAGTATTCCGCCATTAACCAAGCCAACAGATTTTCCAAGAGAATTAATTCATTGTAGGAGTTTGAGagatattttatataatttagtAAAAATACAATGTGCATATAAATATACGCgtttaaataatagtaGAAATTTATACAGTATATTAGATATAAAGGAAGGCCTTGATATTCAAGACAAGAGTTTAAATGGTACATGCAATTATATTTGCCTATTTCCTGATATAATATCTGGTCCAAGCGTTGAATGGAGGAATAGTTTAAATGAATTAGACAAAGAGAAGCTGATTTTTAAGGATgagaattattataattataatgatACGTCAGATGAATggatttttaatattaataataggattgaaaatatgaaaCTTAGAAGAAGTTTATTGGATACTAATCATTTACTTccttataattattataaaagtgaattgaaagaagaaaaagatgagaatatgatattaaatgataatatgTCAAAACAAGAgggtaataataaaattaaaagtatTCTTGGAACAGGAGAAGGTTTGAAAGAGAATAATTACGAGTATTTTAGAATGGACCCCAAAGATTTAGTTCCAGTAGTTGACTTAGAAGATAATTTATATGAAGAAAGCATTAGTACAGTAAGTAAGATAAAGAGAGCAAAAAGTTTTGGTGATTTCtttcaagaaaatataCATATTTCCCCAAATAAACGGCTAgatgaatataatttggaaataatagaTGATTTagagaatttgaataaatcatcagaaaaaaataaatcaggATACTTGAACCTTTCTTCAATAATGGATtcaaataagaaaatagaTTTTCAAATTGGTAATACGTTAAATAACGGCTGCTATATTTTACAAGATATATCTCAAAATAGTTtgaatgaatataataatggaGAGTTTGACCAAAGATACTTAAATAGAGAAAAAGATAAGGAATTGAGTGAAgtatcaatttctttaatcaGAAGACTTAGATATATTTCAAGTTTAAAATTAGATATTTTTCGTGAAATATTATCTAGAGTAGAAAATGAGCGTCAACcaaatccaaattattGGTATAGGAAAGAATATGAGCtaaatgattattataGAAGAAAACAATATGATATTGGATATAACTATACATTAGAAAGACAAGCAAGAGATTTGGAGAAGTTTAGATTAGCTTGTATTGAGTCCAAGTATTTACCAAATGAATGGCAAGAAACAGCTTTATGTTCAATTTGTGGTAATGATACAGATTGGGATGAAGatccaatatatttttgtgATGGATGTTATCAACCAGCACATCATTCTTGTGTGAACCCAAAACAACCTTTTAGATATAATTCTACAAGAATGTTGAATGTATTAGAAAGGGAGAAAAAGTGTCAACAGGGAGATCTTGATAGTTCTAATCCAAAAAAGAAGGAGGATGAAGTTGATGAGGATGATCAATGGCTTTGTGATGTTTGtttgaatataaagaatcaattacttgatcatcaatatttattttttgggATAATTCGAATGATTAGTGGTCCAAGAGATAAAGAGAcaattaatcaaataattaaatctaTTCAAATGAATGTTAATCCATTTTTAAATCAGTTAATATCATATAATGTCatttcatcatcaattAATGATCAAAGTTTTACTGATCCGATAATATTTCCATGGATTAATGATTGGATTTTTCCAGAAATTTCTCAAGATGATGATTCAGAATCACatcaagaagaagaaaataatagagTTGTAATCAcagaaagaagaaaaggaagGCCAAGAAAAACTcctttattatctttaacAACTTTAAACAAGAGTAGTTTTAAATACTTtacatttaatttttcgAATATTAATCCGAAAAGTATACATAAAAATGTACAAGAAGAAGATACAGAATGCCAAACTAATGCTAGCAATGTAAGTAATcatgaaaatgattttgattttgataatcaaaattatcatcACTTTGAATGGATTCCTACATATCAGATACCTTATAATTTTGcaaatttggaaatatttaagATGCAAATCTTTAATCCTGTTAAGTGGTACAAAAAACAAGAAGCAATAAGGAGAGCAAATCAAACTCCTCCTCCGACATTAATTTCTAGTATtcaatcaaatatatacGAGGATAACGATATATTAATTgaggaaaataataatatacgAACAAAAAGCCGTGGATCTTCTTATTACACTGGTTTAAAATATGATGATAATTGCCATCATCAACGTAACAATAAAGTTGAAACAATTGGAGGAGAATTGCAAGAACAAAGAGTATTGGATATTTTTAAGCATGATGAGGCAATAATCAAACAATTAGAGGAGAAGAAAGTGATAATTTATgataaacaaaattattcttataaaattaagattAAAGTACCTATTTGTCAGTTATGTGGTTATGATGCATATTGCAGATCTGGTGgtataatgaaaaagaCTGTGGATGGATTCTGGGCTCATATTAGATGTGCTTTGGGGAATTCTAGTGTATTAAGCAGCGATGGAAATTACTTAAGAATTAAGGTGGATTTACAAaggaataaaataaaatgtgAAGGATGTGGAAAAATTGATAGCTCTCCAATACTATGCCATAATAGTCAATGTAGTCATTCTTATCATATTAATTGCGCATCATCCAGAAAAGATTGTATTGTTGATTGGGAAAATAGTAAACCATTATTATATTGTCCAGAGCATTCATGTAATATAGCTCcaacaatattattaagaaaatatcaattaagccattttaataaatggtATAATCAAAGAATTGAAAGTCAACAATATATTGGTTCAATGTTTggtaatatatttacattaCCAAATATAGTTAGACAAACATTTTTAGCAGATTTGAGAGATGATACACGTActgtaatatttttaacaaGACTACTTTCAAGATCTAATACTATTAATAGTATTCAAGgattaaaaaatcaagatgaaattattcCATTAAGTGGTGATGGATGTTTATCAATACAAAAGATTAATTCAGATCATAATCACTCTAAATCTGGGGATTACAATCATCCACCAATTTCTGAAGAAAATCTAATAGTTTTAAATGGGTTTGCAAAGTTTCATTTATATATGCCGGAATTGGTTTATGTACAATCAATTGATACAGTATTATCAAGATTAGCTACACCTTGGTCAGGagatataattttttggcAAAAAGTAATGGCAGAAAATGCTTTTGCTTCATTTGGAATATCAGATTTGAGTCATATTAAtcattataaatatttggataatTCTAGAATAATTATAGCTAGTATATTTGGGATTATGgagatattattaaatagaatGGTTAATCCTTATGAAATTCGTTTGATAACGTTAATGATTGCTTCAAAGATGGGTTTTGGTCCTTGGttttcattcttttattattggaagTTTATTCCATTaacattttattataatattattaaaagttaTTCAGATTTATCACTTTATGAGCCAAAatcatatatatattctttaaataataatatattactgaatgattatttaaataataatagagatatacaaataaagaacacaaattatcatttaagTTTATTTGGACCAAAAAATTTGAGTATTGAAAAATTGCATTCAAATGAAGCTCAATTAAAATCGATTAATTCTTgttcttcaataattagccaaaattggaattattgTTGTCAGTTATGTGGATATCAAGTCTTGTTAAACAATTCAGCAAAAAAAAGTAGAGAgcaattattttcatcatcatcatttaTTCAAGGTAATCATATGGAGAACTGTTATAGTgatataaatcaaataacaGCAGGAGGGGTTGGAATAGGGCATTCAAAAATAccatatttattaaaatgtCAAATATGTAATGTCATAATATGTTCAATATGTAACAATATGTATCAATATGGTTTGGTTTATAACagtaatgataataataataataataataataataattcattaataaatgatggtatgaattcaaatttggtggatgagaataattttcattatcttGCATTAATTTCAATGAAATGTCAAAGATGTATAGATTTTGAGCAAAAGAATTTTGAGAATGTGATAATAGATAGTTGCTGTTGTTTATGTACAAGATTTGATGGTATTTTATTACCTTTAAGAAAAGGATATCAGATAGATTTTTCTGGAACAAAGACAAGAAAGACGCTTTTGGTTGATGGAAGTATTCCATTAGATGATCAATTTAGGTTAACTTGCGATATATGGATACATCCAATTTGTTTGGAATGGCTTATAATAGCAAGAGTTCAAGTATTTAGTTTGAATAATGttatattaattgataAGAAGCATTTTGGTAATATATGCAAATATTGTGGATTTTCAAATGGAGCAACAATAGGTTGTGCATTAAGTACTTGTAATACATATTTTCATGTATCTTGTGGGAAATCTATCGGATGTAAATTTGATTCTAGTAGAGTCAAATCAAAACAGAATGATCATTATTACAGTTTATTAAATAGTGGTGGGTCATCAATGAATATGAGTTCTTCTGGTTTTTTAATAGGCGGTGGTGTTGGTATTAATAGTAGTGGTAGTGGTGGTGGAGTATATAGAAGGGCATGGTGTATAAGTCATAATCAgtgtaataataataataattcaattataataaattcaggTATTAACAAATCTGGAGGAAATAGTAGCAATCagaatagtaatattaatgataataacaatattgataataataataataataataataataataatagtaataataattcgAGTAATTATGGTTCAAGTTTGATATCAACAATGggatcaatttcttcaagttCACAAGATTTGACACAGCTTAGAACTTTATATAGTAATATAATTaggaataataatgaagtACTTGATAAAGAAGGGCAAGGATTGGATATTAATAGAAGTATTAATGTTAGTTATGCACTAAATCAGAATTTGGaaacaaatttaaagatGAGTTTATTAAGTTATTATGGTTTGGTTTTATCAATTGATCAAAAAAGTAAATCAACTTTGgataaaatttcaaaagaaattgatattaataataatattgataatagtTCGAATGGATTTCAAATGAAAGGAAATGATGCAATAATAGACTCAAGAAAtcctttattttcaagtaGGATTGAGTTTAATCAACAAACGCAATCTTCttcaacaacaacaacaatAGCAACTTCATCATCCTCTTCtccatcatcatcatcatcatcatcatcatcatcttcttcttcttcttcttctgcTACTACATCAGATCACGATATTtcttatattaataaatggGAAGATCTTATACAGATACTTGTTTATGAGGTTGTTTCAAGATTTGTTTATGGAATTGGAATTCCAAagcaaaaaattataaactTTTCAAAAACACAAAGAAGGAGAAATGCAgcttttaatattcaaaagaatCTCCAATCATCTTTTGGTTTTGTAGAAGGGATGGGAATTCCAACAAGTGTTTCAAGAACTAGTACTAGTAGAGGAATGTCAACTTTTACAACAACTACAGCGGTGAAAACTACTATGGGAACTACTGGAGTTACTGTTTCTTCTTCTACTTCAACTGCTAATGCTAATGCCAATAATAATGCTAATGTTAATATTAGTGCTACTGCTAAAACTTCTAAAATGGGAATAGCTTCATCTTCAGAAACTGAATCATTTACAGAAACTAATATTACAAAGGCTATAAATGTAGAAACTGATGTAATAACAACTAAAGGCGCAGTTGAATTGTCTTTAGAGGGGACTACTGAAATGGTAATAAGCGATGATATTGGTGTTTTGGaaacttcaaataataatagtattcAGAATACATGTCCAGCATGCGATAAGATTTACAAGAGAGATTGGCAACAAGTTTGTTTGGATTGGATATATTGTGATTTATGTAATAATTGGTATCACTGGTATTGTTTGGGATTACATAAGGATAATATTCCAAGTGAGAATGAACCATTTCACTGTTTATATTGTTTGAAGCGTAAACAGAAAGGTAAAAGGGGTCGTAAAAGGAAGAATCTTAGAATGGATGATTTTGACAATAATTATAGTGGTAATAATGGTAAAGGCATGGCCACATCTACAGTTTTAGCTACAGGAAGTGATCATAATATTGACATTGCTCAAGAAGATGGTCATTTTAACATAAAAGTAGCCGATGttttttcatcatcttcatcttcatcatcgTCATCATCgtcatcttcatcatcttcatcatcttcatcatcttcgtcatcatcttcatccTCATCTTCAAATCAAGGAGATGCGATGACACAATCAGCAATTACAAAGGTGGCAAAAGAAGCAGAAGTTTCTggaaatttgaatcaagGAGATCAACAAGCAGTAAAACTTGGTTCATTATCATCAgcatcatcatcatctccttcttcttcttcttcttcttcttcctcctcctcctcctcctcttcCTTCACACAATCATCACAATCTTCTTCTTATTCTTCTCTCtcatctttattatctCAGGATTTATCGCaatcttcttcaaattcatcataTAATTCCTCTCCAATAAGAAAGTGGGTAAAAAAGAAGCGAGTCAATTGTTCTATGAAGAATAGCagtaaaagtaataataataataataataataatacaaacaataatataacCAATAATAAAGGAGGAGATCAAAAAGTAGcattaaagaaaaagaatagcaataatagtaaaaataataagaagaaaaagaacaaGAGAAGTTTATGA